In Ostrea edulis chromosome 4, xbOstEdul1.1, whole genome shotgun sequence, a single window of DNA contains:
- the LOC125671153 gene encoding dehydrogenase/reductase SDR family protein 7-like isoform X1 — translation MSWHSVFSIIGCPLGLLYIFNIVLSHKRRKDLKGKIVLITGANSGLGKACVATFHQAGCRVIMAGRNHEELNKVREEVIKKQLPDTFSPEILIMDLMDYKNMQEYVSKGLKIFGQIDILINNAGVSYRGEISDTQICVDEKVMAVNYFGQIALVKEVLPHMKQQGGGSIVGVSSVQGKIAIPYRSAYAASKHAFQAFFDTLRAEVSSDNIHVCVVSPGYIQTNLSQNAVCGDGSTYNKMDSTTATGMEPGLVAQRIRQAVEFRENDIVLAPFLHKLVMCIRTLCPSIFFLIMCYRAKSGKKQHSKCK, via the exons ATGTCTTGGCATTCAGTATTTAGTATCATAGGCTGTCCACTGGGACTgctttacattttcaatattgtcCTGTCTCACAAAAGGAGGAAAGATTTAAAGGGGAAGATAGTTTTGATTACGGGAGCCAATTCAGGCTTAGGGAAAG CATGTGTTGCGACTTTCCATCAAGCAGGCTGCAGGGTTATCATGGCAGGGAGAAACCACGAGGAATTAAATAAAGTGAGAGAAGAAGTCATTAAGAAGCAG TTGCCAGACACATTTTCTCCAGAAATTCTGATCATGGATTTGATGGACTACAAAAATATGCAGGAGTATGTCTCCAAGGGATTGAAAATATTTGGACAAATAGACATTCTCATCAACAATGCAGGAGTCAGCTACAGGGGGGAGATAAGTGATACACAAATATGTGTGGACGAAAAAGTAATGGCAGTCAATTATTTTGGACAAATTGCATTGGTGAAAG AGGTTTTACCACACATGAAACAACAAGGAGGTGGATCCATTGTAGGTGTAAGCAGTGTGCAAGGGAAAATCGCCATTCCATACCGATCAGCAT ATGCAGCCTCCAAGCATGCTTTTCAAGCTTTTTTCGACACTCTGAGAGCAGAGGTTTCCAGTGACAATATCCATGTGTGTGTTGTTAGTCCTGGCTACATTCAAACCAACCTATCCCAGAATGCAGTGTGTGGAGATGGATCAACATACAACA aaatgGACAGCACCACAGCCACTGGAATGGAGCCAGGTTTGGTTGCCCAAAGGATTCGACAAGCAGTGGAATTCAGAGAAAATGACATTGTGCTAGCTCCTTTTCTCCATAAACTTGTCATGTGCATTAGAACATTATGTCcctctatattttttttaataatgtgTTATAGAGCTAAATCAGGTAAGAAACAACACTCAAAGTGCAAATAA
- the LOC125671153 gene encoding dehydrogenase/reductase SDR family protein 7-like isoform X2, which translates to MKSSLDVFTLDCSLLKYHKTIVRWQEHSACVATFHQAGCRVIMAGRNHEELNKVREEVIKKQLPDTFSPEILIMDLMDYKNMQEYVSKGLKIFGQIDILINNAGVSYRGEISDTQICVDEKVMAVNYFGQIALVKEVLPHMKQQGGGSIVGVSSVQGKIAIPYRSAYAASKHAFQAFFDTLRAEVSSDNIHVCVVSPGYIQTNLSQNAVCGDGSTYNKMDSTTATGMEPGLVAQRIRQAVEFRENDIVLAPFLHKLVMCIRTLCPSIFFLIMCYRAKSGKKQHSKCK; encoded by the exons ATGAAGTCTTCACTAGATGTATTTACACTTGATTGTTCCCTCTTGAAGTATCACAAAACCATTGTGCGATGGCAGGAGCATTCAG CATGTGTTGCGACTTTCCATCAAGCAGGCTGCAGGGTTATCATGGCAGGGAGAAACCACGAGGAATTAAATAAAGTGAGAGAAGAAGTCATTAAGAAGCAG TTGCCAGACACATTTTCTCCAGAAATTCTGATCATGGATTTGATGGACTACAAAAATATGCAGGAGTATGTCTCCAAGGGATTGAAAATATTTGGACAAATAGACATTCTCATCAACAATGCAGGAGTCAGCTACAGGGGGGAGATAAGTGATACACAAATATGTGTGGACGAAAAAGTAATGGCAGTCAATTATTTTGGACAAATTGCATTGGTGAAAG AGGTTTTACCACACATGAAACAACAAGGAGGTGGATCCATTGTAGGTGTAAGCAGTGTGCAAGGGAAAATCGCCATTCCATACCGATCAGCAT ATGCAGCCTCCAAGCATGCTTTTCAAGCTTTTTTCGACACTCTGAGAGCAGAGGTTTCCAGTGACAATATCCATGTGTGTGTTGTTAGTCCTGGCTACATTCAAACCAACCTATCCCAGAATGCAGTGTGTGGAGATGGATCAACATACAACA aaatgGACAGCACCACAGCCACTGGAATGGAGCCAGGTTTGGTTGCCCAAAGGATTCGACAAGCAGTGGAATTCAGAGAAAATGACATTGTGCTAGCTCCTTTTCTCCATAAACTTGTCATGTGCATTAGAACATTATGTCcctctatattttttttaataatgtgTTATAGAGCTAAATCAGGTAAGAAACAACACTCAAAGTGCAAATAA